A stretch of Gemmatimonadota bacterium DNA encodes these proteins:
- the topA gene encoding type I DNA topoisomerase, which translates to MATTKKTAAKKAAAKKKTPAAKAVKAAKKAPARKKLAVEPELPHDEDAARSAAGKSLVIVESPAKAKTIGKYLGNAYAVKATVGHIRDLPVKNIGIDTDAGFEPQYVTIPGKEKTVAELKSAAKTASAVFIATDPDREGEAIAWHVEQQIKGKNAPPIKRALFYEITKDAVKKALDEARAIDMKKVDAQQARRVLDRLVGYKASPVLWKTVKKGLSAGRVQTVALRLLVEREREIRAFVPREYWTIAAALTHEGQGFTAKLHHVDGEKPEIPDKAAADRILGDLKGRTHFDVTDIKRRERRKNPEAPFKTSTLQQEAAKKLGFGSKRTMRLAQNLYEGVQLSTSEGAVGLITYMRTDHVRVAETAAAAAREYLGAHYPKEFLADGPRLFPAAKDDAAQGAHEGIRPTDPSRNPESVAKYLSPEQLKLYTLIWQRFMASQMAPAVFDTTTVDFDLGRYLFRATGSVVKFKGFLALYKEAREEGESKALEDEQALPAIEPGEHVPVRSIDPSQHFTEPPPRYSEASLVKELEKRGIGRPSTYASIISTLTERHYAELQQRRFFPTPLGESVEKVMVKQFPREFDVGFTALMEGELDKVEDGQMKWQEVLEEFWAPFEAKVESVDAESLIREAHDLSALANERCPLDGGKLVPKGGFFGPFVACENHPKACKYTRPLKGERVPAQLTDYPCPLCGKPMVVRRSRSGEFLGCSTFPKCRGTKSMPTGVKCPKDGGDIAARRSKKRGKAFYGCENYPNCDFVCWDKPVLEACPECGNVGAEAKSSKTRGHYRRCLKCQNEWDVETPEGADAEAEAATA; encoded by the coding sequence ATGGCGACCACCAAGAAAACTGCCGCGAAGAAGGCGGCAGCCAAGAAGAAGACCCCGGCCGCGAAGGCCGTGAAGGCCGCGAAGAAGGCTCCCGCCCGCAAGAAGCTGGCGGTCGAGCCCGAGCTGCCGCATGACGAGGACGCCGCCCGATCGGCGGCCGGCAAGTCGCTGGTGATCGTGGAGTCGCCGGCCAAGGCGAAGACCATCGGCAAGTACCTCGGCAACGCCTACGCGGTGAAGGCGACGGTCGGCCATATCCGCGACCTGCCGGTGAAGAACATCGGCATTGATACGGATGCCGGGTTCGAGCCGCAGTACGTGACGATCCCCGGCAAGGAGAAGACGGTCGCCGAGCTGAAGAGCGCGGCGAAGACCGCGTCAGCCGTATTCATCGCGACCGACCCTGACCGCGAGGGTGAGGCGATCGCGTGGCACGTGGAGCAGCAGATCAAGGGGAAGAACGCGCCGCCGATCAAGCGGGCGCTCTTCTACGAGATCACCAAGGACGCGGTGAAGAAGGCGCTCGACGAGGCGCGCGCGATCGACATGAAGAAGGTCGACGCGCAGCAGGCCCGTCGCGTGCTCGACCGCCTGGTGGGCTACAAGGCGAGCCCGGTGCTCTGGAAGACGGTGAAGAAGGGTCTGTCGGCGGGTCGCGTGCAGACGGTCGCGCTTCGCCTGCTGGTGGAGCGCGAGCGCGAGATCCGTGCGTTCGTGCCGCGCGAGTACTGGACGATCGCGGCGGCGCTGACCCACGAGGGTCAGGGCTTCACGGCCAAGCTGCACCACGTGGACGGCGAGAAGCCGGAGATCCCGGACAAGGCCGCGGCCGACCGGATCCTCGGCGACCTCAAGGGGCGCACGCACTTCGATGTCACCGACATCAAGCGGCGTGAGCGCCGCAAGAACCCCGAGGCGCCGTTCAAGACGAGCACGCTGCAACAGGAGGCGGCGAAGAAGCTCGGGTTCGGCAGCAAGCGGACGATGCGGCTCGCGCAGAACCTGTACGAAGGCGTCCAGCTCTCCACGAGCGAGGGCGCGGTGGGTCTCATCACCTACATGCGCACCGATCATGTGCGCGTGGCGGAGACGGCGGCCGCGGCGGCGCGCGAGTACCTCGGCGCGCACTATCCCAAGGAGTTCCTCGCCGACGGGCCGCGGCTCTTCCCGGCAGCGAAGGACGATGCGGCGCAGGGCGCGCACGAGGGTATCCGCCCGACCGACCCGTCGCGCAACCCGGAGAGCGTCGCCAAGTACCTGTCGCCGGAGCAGCTCAAGCTCTACACGCTCATCTGGCAACGCTTCATGGCGAGCCAGATGGCGCCGGCGGTGTTCGACACGACCACGGTGGACTTCGACCTCGGGCGCTACCTGTTCCGCGCGACCGGCTCGGTCGTGAAGTTCAAGGGCTTCCTCGCGCTCTACAAGGAGGCGCGTGAGGAGGGTGAGTCGAAGGCGCTCGAAGACGAGCAGGCGCTGCCGGCGATCGAGCCCGGGGAGCACGTCCCGGTGCGATCGATCGACCCGTCGCAGCACTTCACCGAGCCGCCGCCGCGCTACTCGGAGGCCTCGCTCGTGAAGGAGCTCGAGAAGCGGGGCATCGGGCGCCCGTCGACGTACGCGAGCATCATCTCCACGCTCACCGAGCGGCACTACGCCGAGCTGCAGCAGCGGCGCTTCTTCCCCACGCCGCTCGGCGAATCCGTCGAGAAGGTCATGGTGAAGCAGTTCCCGCGCGAGTTCGACGTGGGCTTCACGGCGCTCATGGAAGGGGAGCTCGACAAGGTCGAGGATGGGCAGATGAAGTGGCAGGAGGTGCTCGAGGAGTTCTGGGCGCCGTTCGAGGCGAAGGTCGAGTCGGTGGATGCGGAGTCGCTCATCCGTGAGGCGCACGACCTCTCGGCGTTGGCGAACGAGCGGTGCCCGCTCGACGGCGGGAAGCTCGTGCCCAAGGGCGGTTTCTTCGGTCCGTTCGTCGCGTGCGAGAACCATCCGAAGGCGTGCAAGTACACGCGGCCGCTCAAGGGCGAGCGCGTCCCGGCGCAGCTCACCGACTATCCCTGCCCGCTGTGCGGCAAGCCGATGGTCGTGCGGCGCTCGCGCTCGGGCGAGTTCCTCGGCTGCTCGACCTTCCCCAAGTGCCGCGGCACCAAGTCGATGCCGACCGGCGTGAAGTGTCCGAAGGACGGTGGCGACATCGCGGCGCGGCGTTCGAAGAAGCGGGGCAAGGCGTTCTACGGCTGCGAGAACTACCCGAACTGCGACTTCGTGTGCTGGGACAAGCCGGTGCTCGAGGCCTGCCCTGAGTGCGGCAACGTCGGGGCCGAGGCGAAGAGTTCCAAGACGCGCGGGCACTATCGTCGCTGCCTGAAGTGCCAGAACGAGTGGGATGTGGAGACGCCGGAAGGGGCCGACGCGGAAGCGGAGGCGGCAACGGCGTGA
- the trmFO gene encoding methylenetetrahydrofolate--tRNA-(uracil(54)-C(5))-methyltransferase (FADH(2)-oxidizing) TrmFO, giving the protein MSGDPIHVVGGGLAGSEAAFQLAARGHAVVLHEMRGAPGGPGTPAHRTDRLAELVCSNTFKSTDVTNAHGLLKAEMRALGSLVLACADEARIPAGTALAVDRDLFSAAVHANVHAHPGITVVRDEVTTLPAVGIIATGPLTSDALAAAIGARIGEASLAFYDAIAPVIATESIDTSIAFRAARWNKETMAEAGPEGAYLNCPMDREEYDAFIAAMVAADLYHSHEFEAIPYFEGCMPVEEMARRGPETLRHGPMRPVGLRDPRTGKRPWAVLQLRQEDRAGRMWNLVGCQTRMRYPEQTSVFRLVPGLGRAEFLRYGSIHRNSYLNAPKVLSPHLALRDAPTTLFAGQLTGVEGYTESTATGLLAAINLDRLVRGLDPVVPPPTTMLGALYRHLREADPAHFQPMNANFGLLEELPDPPRDKDLKRERYAERALRNLESWRQESGIVRPPVVEGVP; this is encoded by the coding sequence GTGAGCGGCGACCCGATCCATGTCGTCGGAGGCGGCCTCGCTGGCAGCGAGGCCGCCTTTCAGTTGGCGGCGCGCGGCCACGCGGTGGTGCTGCACGAGATGCGCGGTGCGCCCGGCGGGCCGGGCACGCCGGCGCATCGCACCGACCGGCTCGCGGAGCTCGTCTGCTCGAACACGTTCAAGAGCACCGACGTCACCAACGCCCACGGCCTGCTGAAGGCCGAGATGCGCGCGCTGGGGTCGCTCGTGCTCGCGTGCGCGGACGAGGCGCGCATCCCTGCGGGGACGGCGCTCGCGGTGGACCGCGATCTGTTCAGCGCCGCGGTACATGCGAACGTGCACGCGCATCCGGGCATCACGGTGGTGCGGGACGAGGTCACGACCCTGCCCGCCGTGGGGATCATCGCGACCGGGCCGCTGACGAGCGATGCGCTCGCGGCGGCGATCGGGGCGCGGATCGGCGAGGCGTCGCTCGCCTTCTACGACGCGATCGCGCCGGTGATCGCGACCGAGTCGATCGACACGTCGATCGCCTTCCGCGCCGCGCGGTGGAACAAGGAGACGATGGCCGAGGCGGGGCCGGAGGGGGCGTACCTGAACTGCCCGATGGATCGCGAGGAGTACGACGCGTTCATCGCGGCGATGGTCGCGGCCGACCTCTACCACTCGCACGAGTTCGAGGCGATCCCGTACTTCGAAGGGTGCATGCCGGTGGAGGAGATGGCACGGCGGGGGCCGGAGACGTTGCGGCACGGCCCGATGCGGCCGGTGGGACTGCGCGACCCGCGCACGGGGAAGCGGCCCTGGGCGGTGTTGCAGTTGCGCCAGGAGGATCGGGCCGGCCGGATGTGGAATCTGGTCGGATGCCAGACGCGGATGCGCTATCCCGAGCAGACGAGTGTCTTCCGGCTCGTGCCGGGGCTCGGCCGCGCGGAGTTCCTGCGGTACGGGAGCATCCACCGGAACTCCTACCTGAACGCCCCGAAGGTGCTGTCGCCGCACCTCGCGCTCCGCGACGCGCCGACGACGCTGTTCGCCGGGCAGCTGACCGGGGTGGAAGGGTACACCGAGAGCACCGCGACGGGGCTGCTGGCGGCGATCAACCTCGACCGGCTGGTCCGGGGGCTCGACCCGGTCGTTCCGCCTCCCACGACGATGCTGGGCGCCCTCTACCGCCATCTCCGCGAGGCCGACCCGGCGCACTTCCAGCCGATGAACGCGAATTTCGGCCTCCTCGAGGAACTGCCGGACCCCCCGCGGGACAAGGACCTGAAGCGGGAGCGGTACGCGGAGCGGGCGTTACGAAACCTCGAGTCCTGGCGTCAGGAATCTGGAATCGTGCGTCCCCCGGTCGTGGAGGGTGTCCCGTGA